The following DNA comes from Saccharomyces mikatae IFO 1815 strain IFO1815 genome assembly, chromosome: 8.
TGGGAAGCCACGGGCCTTAGCAGCCAAGGTGTGGATCATGGCCTTCAAACCCATGTCAACCTTACCAGAACCAATCAATTCAGTGACATCGGAAGGGTTGGTTGGCTCTAGGATGGCAAGGTCTAGACCTTGTTCCTTGAAGTAACCCTTGGTTTGAGCCAAGAAGATTGGAATGTGGTATGGAGTTGGTTGCCAGTTCAACAAAAATGTAATCTTATCGGTAGACATATCTGGGAAATGTGTTTACTGTTGATGTGTGGTTATCTTTACAATTGAGAAgagagaagagaaagagaacaaaaacaagaacaCTCTACACAAGAGCTATAATACGAGGTTTATATATGATTCAATGCCAGTGGCTCTGGCAGCTACTAATATATGATGACGTCTTGGTTTTCTCTACCAAAAAGACACGCTGCTTCTTTTGagttaataataatagcatTTGGAGACCACTAGCTGAATACTCAACATTCCTCAATAGCACGCAACGTAACATATCGTGGTTGAGAACCGATAAATGCATCAATTCCATGCTGCTTCCTAATGATTTGCTGCATATATGATTAATGCATTGATGCGATTCCCCTAAAAAAATGAGACACCGGATCGCCTAATCGCATACTTACATGATCCGCAAAGAGAATACACCTGCCTATATAAGCAGCCGTGCCTTTGAACTCGAGACCGCAAGCAGTATGTAGAGAGCATTGGAATGCCAGAACCGTAGAGCAAAAGAACCATGGAGGTTTCGGTCTTGGTTTTGTACGGTAGGATCTCTGTTGAATATTGTATTAAGTTATGATATTgtacagaattatgtaatATCTACGATAAGTAAGTGGCTCCCTTTGGGggaaaaaagggaaatGCTATACCAGCGTTGGTCGTGTCTACCACCCGATTTCAGACAATCTTGCGCCGTTTTTGCCACCAGCCTCATTGATTGATTGGATGGAGATACCACCCATCAGATCACCCAAGTCGCTGGACACTTGTAGTAGTTTTTCTGGGTTGTCGTAGTGTGTTGTCGCTTCAACAATGGCGCCAGCTAGCTTTTGAGGGTCTGAGGACTTGAATATACCAGAACCAACAAATACACCCTCACAGCCCAATTGCATCAGTAAAGCTGCGTCAGCTGGAGTGGCCACGCCACCGGCAGCAAAGTTGACCACGGGCAGTTTGCCCTTTTCTAGTGTAGACTTCAATAGTTCGACCGGTACCCTTAATTCAGCGGCCTTTGCTGCGAAGTCTGCTTCGTTTTTCAAAGTCTCTTTGTACTGTTGGATCTCTGCTTTGATCTTGGTGATGTGCTTGACAGCCTCGGAAACGTCACCAGTACCAGCTTCTCCCTTGGTACGGATCATTGCGGCACCCTCGTTTATTCTTCTCAATGCTTCACCGAGATCCTTGGCACCGCAAACAAATGGGACCTTGtagttattcttttcaatgtgGTGTGTCCAATCGGCTGGAGTCAAGACTTCACTTTCGTCAATGTAATCTACTTGTAGTGCCTCCAAGATCTGTGCTTCCACAAAGTGGCCGATACGGACCTTAGCCATCACTGGAATCGAAACAGCAGCCATGATTTCCTTGATCATGTGTGGGTCTGACATACGGCACACTTGCCCAGATTTACGCATATCGGCTGGGATACGTTCCAAGGCCATAACAGCACAAGCACCTGCTCTTTCAGCAATGATGGCCTGTTCAGGTGTGACCACGTCCATGATTACACCACCCTTTAACATTTGGGCTAAACCAGCTTTCACCTTGAATTCtgacattttttcttgttttctttcttcttgttctatTTGATATCTGCAGTTGCTATGGCTCTGTTGCAGAAATGAGGTAACCGTGAAAAACCTATCAAGTAATTGAAAAGCAGAGCAGTCTTATATGACTACAAACGTTGTCCACAAGGGCATGCAAAATGGTTTCGTTTTCCTGTTTTATATGCTCATTTTTCGATTCACATGATATACTATTATTGCGATCGTTATTATGTCATTAAACGGCGCGTCGCCGTGCGCGATTGGAAACTGTAAGAATAGTTGAAAAATAGCACTCTGACTCTGAATAATCATCCATTGATAAAAGCCCACTTTATTGGTGAGCGGAATGCACTCTCGTCATCTAGAATTCAGTGGTGTCAAACAACGAAGTAAGCAAAATAACTCTCAAGCATGTCCATCGTAATTGGAGTACTGGCACTACAAGGTGCGTTTATAGAACACATACGACACGTGGAAAAATGTATAGACGAAAACAAAGATCAATATAACGCAGAATTATCGGTGATTGCGGTGAGAGATAACAACCAGCTATCAAAATGTGACGCATTGATCATACCTGGTGGAGAGTCTACCGCAATGTCTCTTATCGCTCAAAGAACAGGGTTCTACAACGATCTTCACACGTTTGTGCACAACCCAA
Coding sequences within:
- the SMKI08G2580 gene encoding pyridoxal 5'-phosphate synthase subunit PdxS — protein: MSEFKVKAGLAQMLKGGVIMDVVTPEQAIIAERAGACAVMALERIPADMRKSGQVCRMSDPHMIKEIMAAVSIPVMAKVRIGHFVEAQILEALQVDYIDESEVLTPADWTHHIEKNNYKVPFVCGAKDLGEALRRINEGAAMIRTKGEAGTGDVSEAVKHITKIKAEIQQYKETLKNEADFAAKAAELRVPVELLKSTLEKGKLPVVNFAAGGVATPADAALLMQLGCEGVFVGSGIFKSSDPQKLAGAIVEATTHYDNPEKLLQVSSDLGDLMGGISIQSINEAGGKNGARLSEIGW